The stretch of DNA tttttcctttctcCTAAGTTTAGTAAGAATAACCTCGAATGGAGCTCAGGAATGGCAATGTATCACTATCAGCATGCACCACAACATACGATCCTACCACCAATAGAGAAGTATTTGCAACATCAACCTATCAACCAAATGAACAATTGTAATAATAACGGGGTATATGCAAGCCACTATATGCAATGTATGTTGCCCATCGTCCAAGGAGTGAAGAATATCAATGTGCCGTGTACAACTACCGTCCGGGGGTACCCATCGACAATGGGAGTGTCCGGTCCACACGATAACATGTACAGTTTGAGAGACACGGCATACCCTGTGTCCTCTACAGGTCAAGTCATACAACCCGCAGGTGTCAACCTCGGGTACCAGCATAATATAATAACGCCTCTACTCCCCAAAACGGTACTGTTTAGCGGGTACCCTCAGATAATAAACGACCAATCCCAGAGTCAGGGAACACCCCCCTTCTTAGCGTATAACCCTCAATCGCAGCAGTTTTACCAGAGACCATATCAACACCGAGAATACATGCAACAGGGAGTCCCCGCAGCACGCACACCTTGTAGTTTTGAAACAATACGCTCGGATTCCAACGGGATGCATTCCCCTCTAGGTAGTGTCAGTTCCATCGAAGCAAGCCCGTCGTCGACGTCACAACCGGTCCAACTGCCGAccgaagaggaggaaggcAAGTCGACCCCCATGTTGACATTGACTAGGAACCCCAAACCGAAACGTAAAGCCTCCGCCAGGGGCAAGGGGAGGACCCCTAAACCACCGACCATGACGAGTTACCCATGCCCACAGTGTCCCAAGAGTTTCCAAAGGTCCGCGTGGTTGAAGAGACATAGCATAACACACACGAACTCGCACCCTTTCAAGTGCGTCTGGTGCAAGAGCGAACACAAGAGGCGGGACAACATGTTCAAGCACATGAAGTTGAAGCACATGAACCTTCTGATGAAAGTGATCAGGAACTACTACCCTCTCGCAGAGTTTGAGGGGAAGGACTTGAAGGGCCTATTAGCGGACGGCAGACTCCATAAAGAAGATGTTAAGAGGGTACTGGTAGATATCGTCAACCCCACGCGAGACACTACTTAGCAAATCTTTTTAAGTAAAAAAATCAGCAAAAAACCGTTGCAGAGCTTATCGCATCGGATCCAGAATACAAATATATTACCTGGGGTTCTCGAATCACGAGAAACATACATACAGGAGATAAAAAAAACACAGAGCCAGTTTCAACCATCAACCATACCTCCCTCAATACGCATCCTAGTGCGGTATCATTGTTCTTTGTCCACTTCGAAACACACTCACCTCCGTGCCAATACGACAAGTGACGTACCTGCTCTGTAGCAGCATCAACACCAGCCCACGCACACGCGTCACTGCGCCCACGCCAGGGTGGGAGAAACCTGCGCAGGGAGAGGCCGTGCCCGGTGCTCTCTGCGGTGCACCCGCCTAGGCCCGGGCCCGGCGGGGGGAGtggaggggggggggaacACGTCCCGGGGCCACAGCCTCTGATTGGCCCGGAGGCTGCGAAATTCTGGGAACGGGGACGGCGACGGCGTTTTGTCCGCattttctctctctcgctGTGTATTttatgttttttttttattccGCTGTACTTACTTGTCTTCTTGATTGCTCAGTTGCTGTTCTTTTACAACGCACATCTACTCCCTCCTCTCTCTGTCTGCTTTGGATTACTTGTACTACTTGTCGTGCTTTATTCTGTACTGGGGATCTTTACTACTCGTTTTATAAAGGACAGTAGCTTTTAAGTGGTACATTGTTGTTGACTACAGCGTTTTCTGTCCACTTCAtacagtttcttttttgcgTCGAGACGTTGAGCACTTTGACGAAGAACTAGCTGGCCTGCTACAGACTCTCTGTGTTAGACACATTCTACAGCACAGTTTAGGCTCCACTCTAATATATTTTCCTGCAACTGTACGTGTGTGTCGCTATACATTTACGTTTattgttttgttttattcCTCGATTGGTGTCGGTTGCCTTTATACATACGTTACTACTGGAAAATCTCTATTTGCTAGAGAAGAGTGTCGCGTCTACATTTTAACTACACTAGCAACTACTAAGATACGGGCTGACAGTACCTAGCAGCCCTTATTTTTGCTCTACTCTTCTGTGATCTTATTTGGGTTGTTCCATACACAGTACCAGATCATTGAGTCAACCTaaccccccccccccccgtGTATCTGCTTTAATTTTCGCATCACTCGACTTTTTCGtgtttatattttttgttcaccgcagaaataaacaaaacaaacatTGAAACTTCGTGATAATTGGCACTTACTCCCTTCGGCTTGgtttttttgtgtttgctTGGCATAGTTCTAGTTTCAACTGGAAcatcgaagaagaatgCAAATGTCTGGAGTTAACACAGGTAAACCAGACGAATCTGGCAGTAATCTAGGCGGAATGGTCAATAACCCAGCTGTCAACAACGGATTGGGCCTCGGTCACGAACAATCCTCCGTCAATGCGTTGCAGTATCAACAACAGCTGGACGCAGATGACGCGCAGTACGTCGGCCACTCACAGGGTCAACACTCACCTCAGAATCTGAACCAATCGCTACCTGGCCAGCACCAAACAGGCCATATCCAgcaacatcaacagcagcagcaacgaCAGCCAAATGTCGCGCAGCAGTATGCAAACTCAGCTGCATACATGCACGCGCAGTATCAGCAGTCGCCACAGCAGTCCATCTACTACCAGAATGCAATGAACAGTGGTAATGCTGCACAGCAACAAGCGGCCATGAACCAGTACGCCCAGGCGATTCCAGCTGACTTCGGATACATGCAATCAACCCAACAGGGACAACAACCAACAGGGAACAACCCCAATTACaaccaacagcagttcTCCGAACTGATGTACAACTCGTTCCTGTCCCAGTTATCGCAAAAGCAACCGCAGGCAAGTTCTGTGCAGGGACAGCAAGGCCAAGGACAGCACGGGCAACAGAACCAGAGCCCaccgcaacagcagcagcagcaacatcaGCAATCGCAGCAGCAAATGGGGATGGGTAACTCCCATCTGAACCCTGCTACCGCCGCCGCAGTggctgctgccgctgcagCTGGTACAAGCCCTGCCTTTATGAGTCCTAGCGTTCAGCGGTACTACCAGAACAGCATGGGTAACTACGGATCCATGATGGACACAACTGGGAtgtctctgttgcaacagcagcaatatcagcagcagcaacaacaacatcaacagcaacagcaccaccaacaggcacagcagcaacgtCAACAAGcgctgttgcaacagcaacagatgAGACTGTCGCCAGAGGCGCAACAACAGGAACTGGTGCAGCAGACTAGTGGGCGTGgccaccaccagcagcaggcgAATCGTCGCGGCCATGGACAACAGAAGACGATGCAGTTGCATCCGGGGAAGGCGATTAAGAAACTGTCGACCACTCAAAGCAGAATCgaaaagaggaagcagttgaagaaacaaggTCCAAAGAGACCCTCTTCTGCGTACTTCCTGTTCTCTATGTCTATTAGAAACGACTTATTGCAACAGTACCCTGACGCCAAAGTTCCTGAACTTTCAAAGCTTGCTTCTGCTAGATGGAAGGAACTAACGGATGATCAAAAAAAACCCTTTTACGATGAATTCAGAACCAACTGGGATAAGTACCGCGTTTTGAGGGATGAGTACGAAAATACACTCCCACCTAAAAGACCATCCGGTCCGTTTATCCAGTTCACGCAAGAGATAAGACCGACTATCGTAAAGGAGAACCCAGAAAAGAACTTGATCGAGATAACGAAACTGATAGGTGAAAGATGGAGGAGTTTGGATCCTGTGGAAAAGACAAGATACACAGATACGTACAAGCTGAAACTGAAAGAATGGGAAAAATGCTACCCAACGGATGGCGATGCAATGCCCGTCACGTTTTCACCAACGCAGAACATGACTCTTCAGGCAGCAACGGATCTTAACGTAGATGAATCTAATGACACCAAAAACCCTTTAGTCAGCTCAGCAATGAAAAGCCTGGCGGACCTACCAACGCCAAACACGAATTCCGGTTCAGGCGTCACAAGCCCCTCCCATGTGCAACTAAGTCACCAGATGGGCGACCCAGATTTGGGCTCAAAGGGAAGTTCTGCCTCGCCGGTATCTGACCAAGTGGACGGAACTAACTCGGGCAATTCTATGGAACACACAGGTGGGGACACGTTATCGCCAGGCGCAGCTGATCATCAACTTTCGATGAATCGAGAGCCTGACCTTAAAACGGAATAAGCGCCGGTGATTCCTGCGCGATCCTTTTTGTAGTATTAGTCTTTTTGAGaataacgggccatccgcatgtctcgagttcgtatactcacatgtcgggtttataatagtttcacagtactgtattagatagggtaacgggtaatgagtccattcccaaagggagttcccgatttatcctcacaaaTTCTCTAATGGGAAACAGGAGAAAATATAACGGCATGTATTGCTGACTGTCACTATTGCCTCAATACTTATTAGTTATGTAATTAATTTATGTATCGTACAAAGATAGTAAACCAATTGTAATCTACTTTTAGTAACGTTTTAGAGATATTTTCTATTTGCCAGACTGAATACCGTACAATACTACCATCCCATACAGATAAAACACATACTTGTTTTCTGCATCACAAATTTCTGcagcaaaagaaaaatagaTGGCCCAAAGTTCTTAGGCAATGCATATGGCCACGACACTACAAAGCattcttccaaattttgaaaagaataatTCTGGAGTTTACATATTCTGAATGTATGGTGTTCTATATCCTGTTCTTTATACAATCAACTTATAGtaagaaaaaggaaagtTGGAAGAACTAGATGATGTAGCCGCTTCGACTTGAAGTCTCATTGCAAACTTGATACAATTcaaacagcaaaaaaaacatgATTTCGCCCAGGATCGAACTGGGGACGTTCTGCGTGTTAAGCAGATGCCATAACCGACTAGACCACGAAACCATATgtttctgaaaaaaaataattgtTTCAGAAATTTATATCCCACTTtagaaacagaaagaaaagagtGATTTCAAAAGCAATTTCAAAGTAGAGATGGTGTAATACTTCAAGATTACTACCCAGTTAGATTGTACTGAAAACACAGTCTTAGATGCAATATAGTCACAGTACCCCGCGTGATACATgacaaaaaatatgaaacTGTATCGTTAGCGCGCAAACTTGTCCTACATTTACTATTGGCCAAATATTGGAACAAATAACTAATATATATGACccacaaccaccaccaagCCAAAGAGCTTACCACAGCTTTGAGAggttgaatttttcagaCATTTCATATAGTAAGGAAGTAGCAGCTTTTAATTAGCATAAAGTACTTCTCATCAATTGCACCATTCACAAGGTTTAGATCAGCTCTCATAATTCCTGAGACGACAAAAACCCAATTTTGTAATGGAGATAGTAGACAGGCTGATGAAAACTATTTGGTATTTTCATGGCGGTAAGGAAGACAAACCAAGCAATACATGCCGCAGATTACATCATTGACTGAGTATGCTGTCGCCATAAATGTTTTGAGAAAGATTGCTTTCCATAACGTTATTGTCTTCGGCATTCAAAGAATAGTGTACTTCTCCGAGCATCGCTTGTATCTAATTATGATCTGCTGTCAGCTGTAAGGCCAGGTAGCAGAAGTAGCCGCATCGATATTGTATTACCCggttgaaaaaaaattttcgatgaaaagtttcaatttATTCGATGAGTTCAAGATCCTCGATGAGTTCCACCTATTTTAATGAATTCAAGATGCTTTAATGACTACAGTAGCACTTTCCGCAAGTTACTCCAAGATACACTCCAGACCGTACCGTGTTCCTCACTTTGTGTTTTTAATTTAATTACAAAGGTATCAAAACACAGAAACAAATTCGAAAATGGCTAACAATTCTATTAAATTATTAGCCCCAGATGTGCACAGAGGGTTGGCCGAACTGGTCTCCAAACGGTTGGGTGTGCCACTGACCGACTGTAAAATAATAAGAGACCCCACTGGGGAAGTTTCCTTTTCTATTGGGGAGTCTGTCAGAGATCAAGATATCTTCATTATCACCCAGATTGGCTCTGGCGTGGTAAACGATCGTGTTTTGGAGTTGCTGATTATGATCAATGCTTCCAAAACCGCATCAGCAAGGAGAATCACAGCTATCATTCCAAACTTCCCTTACGCTAGACAGGACAGAAAGGACAAATCCCGTGCTCCTATCACTGCTAAACTGATGGCTGACATGCTAACTACAGCTGGGTGCGATCATGTCATTACCATGGACCTGCACGCTTCTCAAATCCAAGGGTTCTTTGACGTTCCTGTTGACAACTTGTATGCCGAACCAAGTGTGGTTCGTTATATCAAGGAAAATGTGAAGTACGATGAGGCTATCATCATTTCTCCCGATGCCGGTGGGGCTAAGCGTGCTGCTGGCCTGGCTGATCGTTTGGATCTAAATTTTGCTTTAATCCACAAGGAGCGTGCTAGAGCCAACGAGGTTTCTCGTATGGTGCTTGTTGGTGATGTGACCGGAAAAATCTGTATTATTGTGGATGATATGGCTGATACATGTGGTACATTGGCCAAAGCCGCCGAAATATTATTGGAAAACCGCGCCCAGTCGGTTATTGCCATAGTGACTCATGGTGTCCTATCTGGTAATGccatcaacaacatcaacaactctAAGTTGGACAGAGTGGTCTGTACAAATACCGTGCCCTTCGAAGATAAGATGAAGTTGTGTCCAAAATTAGACGTCATCGATATATCTGGTGTCTTGGCAGAGAGTATCCGCCGTTTACACAACGGTGAGAGTATCTCCTACCTTTTCAAGCATTATCCACTCTAGTCATTGTATAGTATTAAATTAGATATGGAACaaacaataacaacatAGATCTCCGAGAAGGTCTTTTGTAAATTACAAGTGGGTCCCCATCGGGTGTCATAACATTTTATATTGCCGTTTCTAAGAAACAAATCATAATCCATACTGTTCCCTTTTAAATGCTTGTAAAGTAGGTAACAGTTCACCTTTATTATCCAGAATACCATCCACATCGCCTAAATATGGCTGAGCTTCTGGATGAGGGACCCAGATAACATGGGCTCCAAAGGCTTTCCCAGATTTAACACCAGGGATACCATCCTCAAAAACCAAACATTCACTTGGTTTAATATCACCACCAAACTTCTCAttcaacatcttcaaaCCTAACTGCCAGATATCTGGACACGGTTTTCCCCTTCCTGCAGGAATTCTTGGATCGTCTCCGGTCACGATAACATCgaaattttcaaaacatGGAAGATGGCTAGTTTTCCCCTTGAACTTTAGTTTGTTCGATGAAGTGCATACAGCAGTTGGAATGTTCTTCTCGTGCAAATACTTCAATAACTCAACCACACCAGGCAAAAACGAAGAAGTTGGCCACTTGC from Huiozyma naganishii CBS 8797 chromosome 1, complete genome encodes:
- the KNAG0A07080 gene encoding haloacid dehalogenase superfamily protein (similar to Saccharomyces cerevisiae YKL033W-A; ancestral locus Anc_2.544): MTIDKSIKACLFDMDGLLLNTEDIYTLTCNEILNKYGKGPLTWDIKLKLQGLPGREAGEKLIESYDLPISFEEYDDMNVKSQESKWPTSSFLPGVVELLKYLHEKNIPTAVCTSSNKLKFKGKTSHLPCFENFDVIVTGDDPRIPAGRGKPCPDIWQLGLKMLNEKFGGDIKPSECLVFEDGIPGVKSGKAFGAHVIWVPHPEAQPYLGDVDGILDNKGELLPTLQAFKREQYGL
- the IXR1 gene encoding DNA-binding transcription repressor IXR1 (similar to Saccharomyces cerevisiae IXR1 (YKL032C) and ABF2 (YMR072W); ancestral locus Anc_2.535), with the translated sequence MQMSGVNTGKPDESGSNLGGMVNNPAVNNGLGLGHEQSSVNALQYQQQLDADDAQYVGHSQGQHSPQNLNQSLPGQHQTGHIQQHQQQQQRQPNVAQQYANSAAYMHAQYQQSPQQSIYYQNAMNSGNAAQQQAAMNQYAQAIPADFGYMQSTQQGQQPTGNNPNYNQQQFSELMYNSFLSQLSQKQPQASSVQGQQGQGQHGQQNQSPPQQQQQQHQQSQQQMGMGNSHLNPATAAAVAAAAAAGTSPAFMSPSVQRYYQNSMGNYGSMMDTTGMSLLQQQQYQQQQQQHQQQQHHQQAQQQRQQALLQQQQMRLSPEAQQQELVQQTSGRGHHQQQANRRGHGQQKTMQLHPGKAIKKLSTTQSRIEKRKQLKKQGPKRPSSAYFLFSMSIRNDLLQQYPDAKVPELSKLASARWKELTDDQKKPFYDEFRTNWDKYRVLRDEYENTLPPKRPSGPFIQFTQEIRPTIVKENPEKNLIEITKLIGERWRSLDPVEKTRYTDTYKLKLKEWEKCYPTDGDAMPVTFSPTQNMTLQAATDLNVDESNDTKNPLVSSAMKSLADLPTPNTNSGSGVTSPSHVQLSHQMGDPDLGSKGSSASPVSDQVDGTNSGNSMEHTGGDTLSPGAADHQLSMNREPDLKTE
- the KNAG0A07050 gene encoding uncharacterized protein, which encodes MRTKRRRRPRSQNFAASGPIRGCGPGTCSPPPPLPPPGPGLGGCTAESTGHGLSLRRFLPPWRGRSDACAWAGVDAATEQVRHLSYWHGGECVSKWTKNNDTALGCVLREVWLMVETGSVFFLSPVCMFLVIREPQVIYLYSGSDAISSATVFC
- the KNAG0A07070 gene encoding ribose-phosphate diphosphokinase (similar to Saccharomyces cerevisiae PRS3 (YHL011C); ancestral locus Anc_2.543), which produces MANNSIKLLAPDVHRGLAELVSKRLGVPLTDCKIIRDPTGEVSFSIGESVRDQDIFIITQIGSGVVNDRVLELLIMINASKTASARRITAIIPNFPYARQDRKDKSRAPITAKLMADMLTTAGCDHVITMDLHASQIQGFFDVPVDNLYAEPSVVRYIKENVKYDEAIIISPDAGGAKRAAGLADRLDLNFALIHKERARANEVSRMVLVGDVTGKICIIVDDMADTCGTLAKAAEILLENRAQSVIAIVTHGVLSGNAINNINNSKLDRVVCTNTVPFEDKMKLCPKLDVIDISGVLAESIRRLHNGESISYLFKHYPL
- the KNAG0A07040 gene encoding uncharacterized protein (similar to Saccharomyces cerevisiae MOT3 (YMR070W); ancestral locus Anc_2.533); the encoded protein is MAMYHYQHAPQHTILPPIEKYLQHQPINQMNNCNNNGVYASHYMQCMLPIVQGVKNINVPCTTTVRGYPSTMGVSGPHDNMYSLRDTAYPVSSTGQVIQPAGVNLGYQHNIITPLLPKTVLFSGYPQIINDQSQSQGTPPFLAYNPQSQQFYQRPYQHREYMQQGVPAARTPCSFETIRSDSNGMHSPLGSVSSIEASPSSTSQPVQLPTEEEEGKSTPMLTLTRNPKPKRKASARGKGRTPKPPTMTSYPCPQCPKSFQRSAWLKRHSITHTNSHPFKCVWCKSEHKRRDNMFKHMKLKHMNLLMKVIRNYYPLAEFEGKDLKGLLADGRLHKEDVKRVLVDIVNPTRDTT